The following are encoded in a window of Streptomyces sp. Go-475 genomic DNA:
- a CDS encoding RidA family protein, which produces MTSEAVRRVQSGSPWEESFGFARAVAAGDRVLVAGTTPFKGDVLYGEGDPYEQAKAAFTSALEAIGEFGLGIGSVVRTRMYLAHTRDLDEVGRAHKELFDSVRPVASFLVVDGFVDPRVLVSVELEAFRGTVDS; this is translated from the coding sequence ATGACGTCGGAAGCCGTACGGCGCGTGCAGAGCGGAAGTCCCTGGGAAGAGAGTTTCGGTTTCGCACGCGCCGTGGCGGCGGGCGATCGGGTGCTGGTGGCGGGCACGACCCCCTTCAAGGGGGATGTGCTGTACGGGGAGGGCGACCCGTACGAGCAGGCCAAGGCGGCCTTCACCAGTGCCCTCGAAGCGATCGGCGAGTTCGGGCTCGGTATCGGGTCCGTGGTCCGGACGCGAATGTATCTGGCACACACGCGCGACCTCGACGAGGTGGGCCGGGCCCACAAGGAGCTGTTCGACTCGGTGCGCCCGGTCGCGTCCTTCCTCGTGGTGGACGGCTTCGTCGACCCGCGCGTCCTGGTGTCGGTGGAACTAGAGGCATTCAGAGGAACGGTGGATTCATGA
- a CDS encoding anthranilate synthase component I: MDLETFRKLATDRRVIPVTRKLLADGDTPVALYRKLAAERPGTFLLESAENGRSWSRYSFVGVRSAATLTERDGQAHWLGAPPVGVPTDGDPLAALRATIEALHTPHQEGMPPFTGGMVGYLGYDIVRRLEKIGPGERDDLKLPELTMLLTSDLAVMDHWEGSVLLIANAINHNDLETGVDEAHADAVARLDAMEADLSRPVAQPPAVLPPSELPEYTALWGGPDFQEAVEDIKERIRAGEAFQVVPSQRFETPCTASALDVYRVLRATNPSPYMYLFRFDGFDVVGSSPEALVKVEDGRAMVHPIAGTRWRGATPQEDQALADELLADPKERAEHLMLVDLGRNDLGRVCEPGSVEVVDFMSVERYSHVMHIVSTVTGRVAAGRTAFDVLTACFPAGTLSGAPKPRAMQIIDELEPSRRGLYGGCVGYLDFAGDSDTAIAIRTALLRDGTAYVQAGAGIVADSDPVSEDTECRNKAAAVLRAVHTANRLGKA, encoded by the coding sequence ATGGACCTCGAGACGTTCCGCAAGCTCGCCACCGACCGGCGGGTCATCCCGGTCACCCGCAAGCTCCTCGCCGACGGCGACACGCCGGTGGCGCTCTACCGCAAGCTCGCCGCCGAGCGCCCCGGCACCTTCCTGCTGGAGTCAGCGGAGAACGGCCGCTCGTGGTCCCGCTACTCGTTCGTGGGAGTCCGCAGCGCCGCGACGCTCACCGAGCGCGACGGGCAGGCGCACTGGCTCGGCGCCCCGCCCGTCGGCGTCCCCACCGACGGCGACCCCCTCGCCGCCCTGCGCGCCACCATCGAGGCGCTGCACACCCCCCACCAGGAGGGCATGCCGCCCTTCACCGGCGGCATGGTCGGCTACCTCGGCTACGACATCGTCCGCCGCCTGGAGAAGATCGGCCCCGGCGAGCGCGACGACCTGAAGCTGCCCGAGCTGACCATGCTCCTCACCAGCGACCTGGCCGTCATGGACCACTGGGAGGGCTCCGTCCTGCTGATCGCCAACGCGATCAACCACAACGACCTGGAGACCGGCGTCGACGAGGCCCACGCCGACGCCGTCGCCCGGCTCGACGCCATGGAGGCCGACCTCTCCCGCCCGGTCGCCCAGCCCCCGGCCGTCCTCCCGCCCTCCGAGCTGCCCGAGTACACCGCGCTGTGGGGCGGCCCCGACTTCCAGGAGGCCGTCGAGGACATCAAGGAGCGCATCCGGGCCGGCGAGGCCTTCCAGGTGGTCCCCTCCCAGCGCTTCGAGACGCCGTGCACGGCGAGCGCGCTGGACGTCTACCGGGTCCTGCGGGCCACGAACCCCTCGCCGTACATGTACCTGTTCCGCTTCGACGGCTTCGACGTCGTCGGCTCCTCCCCGGAGGCCCTGGTCAAGGTCGAGGACGGCCGGGCCATGGTCCACCCCATCGCCGGCACGCGCTGGCGCGGCGCCACCCCGCAGGAGGACCAGGCCCTCGCCGACGAGCTGCTCGCCGACCCCAAGGAGCGCGCCGAGCACCTCATGCTCGTCGACCTGGGGCGCAACGACCTGGGGCGGGTCTGCGAGCCGGGCTCCGTCGAGGTCGTCGACTTCATGTCCGTCGAGCGGTACTCGCACGTGATGCACATCGTCTCCACGGTGACCGGCCGCGTGGCCGCCGGGCGCACGGCCTTCGACGTCCTCACCGCCTGCTTCCCGGCCGGCACCCTCTCCGGCGCCCCCAAGCCCCGCGCCATGCAGATCATCGACGAGCTGGAGCCGTCCCGGCGCGGCCTGTACGGCGGCTGCGTCGGCTACCTCGACTTCGCCGGCGACTCCGACACGGCCATCGCCATCCGCACCGCCCTGCTGCGCGACGGCACCGCCTACGTGCAGGCCGGAGCGGGCATCGTCGCCGACTCCGACCCGGTCTCCGAGGACACGGAGTGCCGCAACAAGGCGGCCGCCGTCCTGCGGGCCGTGCACACGGCGAACCGGCTGGGAAAGGCCTGA
- the hisI gene encoding phosphoribosyl-AMP cyclohydrolase — MTSSSPRPSRLDPEIAARLKRGADGLLPAIAQQYDTGEVLMLGWMDDEALHRTLTTGRCTYWSRSRREYWVKGDTSGHVQWVKSVALDCDADTVLVKVDQVGAACHTGARTCFDEDVLVKDDGGSDVSAPDQ; from the coding sequence ATGACCAGCTCGTCCCCCCGGCCCAGCCGTCTCGACCCGGAGATCGCCGCCCGCCTCAAGCGCGGCGCCGACGGCCTCCTGCCCGCCATCGCCCAGCAGTACGACACCGGAGAGGTGCTCATGCTCGGCTGGATGGACGACGAGGCCCTGCACCGCACCCTGACCACCGGCCGGTGCACGTACTGGTCGCGCAGCCGCCGGGAGTACTGGGTCAAGGGCGACACCTCCGGCCACGTCCAGTGGGTGAAGTCCGTCGCCCTCGACTGCGACGCCGACACCGTCCTGGTGAAGGTCGACCAGGTCGGCGCCGCCTGCCACACCGGCGCCCGCACCTGCTTCGACGAGGACGTCCTCGTCAAGGACGACGGCGGCTCCGACGTCTCCGCCCCGGATCAGTAA
- a CDS encoding TIGR03085 family metal-binding protein, producing MSTHAKRERLLLADLLETAGPDAPTLCEGWTTRDLAAHVVVRERRPDAAGGILIKQLAPRLDRVMAEYTDKPYEELIQLIRTGPPRFSPFSLKPVDEMSNIIEFYVHTEDVRRAQPDWSPRELDPVFQDALWSRLEKTARLMGRGVPTGLVLRRPDGQTAVAQRGTPVVTVTGEPSELVLFSYGRQSAAKVDLDGDENAIAKLHETKQLGI from the coding sequence ATGTCGACCCATGCCAAGCGTGAACGACTTCTCCTCGCCGACCTGTTGGAGACCGCGGGCCCGGACGCGCCCACCCTGTGCGAGGGCTGGACGACCCGGGACCTCGCCGCGCACGTGGTGGTGCGCGAGCGCCGCCCGGACGCCGCCGGCGGAATACTGATCAAGCAGCTCGCGCCGCGCCTGGACCGGGTGATGGCGGAGTACACGGACAAGCCGTACGAGGAGCTGATCCAGCTGATCCGTACGGGCCCGCCGCGTTTCTCCCCCTTCTCGCTCAAGCCGGTCGACGAGATGTCGAACATCATCGAGTTCTACGTCCACACGGAGGACGTCCGGCGCGCCCAGCCCGACTGGTCCCCGCGCGAGCTCGACCCGGTCTTCCAGGACGCGCTGTGGTCCCGGCTGGAGAAGACCGCCCGCCTGATGGGCCGCGGCGTGCCGACGGGCCTGGTGCTGCGCCGCCCGGACGGCCAGACGGCGGTCGCCCAGCGCGGCACCCCGGTGGTCACGGTCACCGGCGAGCCGTCGGAGCTGGTCCTGTTCTCCTACGGCCGCCAGAGCGCCGCCAAGGTGGACCTGGACGGCGACGAGAACGCGATCGCGAAGCTGCACGAGACGAAGCAGCTCGGGATCTGA
- the hisB gene encoding imidazoleglycerol-phosphate dehydratase HisB, whose amino-acid sequence MSRTGRVERTTKETSVLVEIDLDGTGKTEISTGVGFYDHMLDQLGRHGLFDLTVKTEGDLHIDSHHTIEDTALALGAAFKQALGDKVGIYRFGNCTVPLDESLAQVTVDLSGRPYLVHTEPEKMAPMIGEYDTTMTRHILESFVAQAQIALHVHVPYGRNAHHIVECQFKALARALRYASERDPRAAGILPSTKGAL is encoded by the coding sequence ATGAGCCGCACCGGACGCGTGGAGCGGACGACCAAGGAGACCTCGGTCCTCGTCGAGATAGACCTCGACGGCACGGGCAAGACGGAGATCTCCACCGGCGTCGGCTTCTACGACCACATGCTCGACCAGCTCGGCCGCCACGGTCTGTTCGACCTGACCGTGAAGACCGAGGGCGACCTGCACATCGACTCGCACCACACGATCGAGGACACCGCCCTCGCGCTGGGCGCCGCCTTCAAGCAGGCCCTCGGCGACAAGGTCGGCATCTACCGCTTCGGCAACTGCACGGTCCCGCTGGACGAGTCCCTCGCCCAGGTCACCGTCGACCTGTCCGGCCGCCCCTACCTCGTGCACACCGAGCCCGAGAAGATGGCGCCGATGATCGGCGAGTACGACACCACCATGACCCGGCACATCCTGGAGTCCTTCGTGGCCCAGGCGCAGATCGCGCTGCACGTGCACGTGCCCTACGGGCGCAACGCGCACCACATCGTGGAGTGCCAGTTCAAGGCGCTGGCCCGGGCCCTGCGGTACGCCTCCGAGCGCGACCCGCGCGCGGCCGGCATCCTCCCCTCCACGAAGGGCGCCCTGTGA
- a CDS encoding histidinol-phosphate transaminase, producing MSDVHIDDLPVRDELRGKSPYGAPQLDVPVRLNTNENPYPLPEPLVERIAERVREAARNLNRYPDRDAVELRTRLAEYLTKTSGYPVGPANVWAANGSNEVIQQLLQTFGGPGRTAIGFEPSYSMHALIARGTGTGWISGPRNDDFTIDLAAARTAIAENQPDVVFITTPNNPTGNAVPPETVLALYEAAQAAKPSMVVVDEAYIEFSHGDSLLPLLDGRPNLVISRTMSKAFGAAGLRLGYLAAHPAVVDAVQLVRLPYHLSAVTQATALAALEHTDTLLGYVEQLKAERDRLVTELRATGYEVVESDANFVQFGRFEDAHTAWQKILDRGVLVRDNGIPGWLRVSAGTPEENDAFLDAVRALKKEQSS from the coding sequence GTGAGCGACGTACACATCGACGATCTCCCCGTGCGGGACGAACTGCGCGGCAAGTCCCCCTACGGCGCGCCCCAGCTGGACGTCCCCGTACGGCTGAACACCAACGAGAACCCCTACCCGCTGCCCGAGCCGCTGGTCGAGCGCATCGCCGAGCGGGTCCGTGAGGCGGCCCGGAACCTCAACCGCTACCCGGACCGGGACGCCGTCGAGCTGCGCACCAGGCTCGCCGAGTACCTGACGAAGACCTCCGGGTACCCGGTCGGCCCGGCCAACGTCTGGGCGGCGAACGGCTCCAACGAGGTCATCCAGCAGCTGCTGCAGACCTTCGGCGGGCCGGGCCGCACCGCGATCGGCTTCGAGCCGTCGTACTCGATGCACGCCCTGATCGCGCGCGGCACCGGCACGGGCTGGATCTCCGGGCCCCGCAACGACGACTTCACGATCGACCTCGCCGCGGCCCGGACGGCCATCGCCGAGAACCAACCGGACGTCGTCTTCATCACCACCCCCAACAACCCCACCGGCAACGCGGTCCCGCCCGAGACGGTCCTCGCGCTCTACGAGGCCGCGCAGGCGGCGAAGCCGTCGATGGTCGTGGTCGACGAGGCGTACATCGAGTTCAGCCACGGCGACTCGCTGCTGCCGCTGCTCGACGGGCGACCGAACCTCGTCATCTCCCGCACGATGTCGAAGGCCTTCGGCGCGGCGGGCCTGCGCCTCGGCTACCTCGCCGCGCACCCGGCCGTCGTGGACGCCGTCCAGCTGGTCCGGCTGCCCTACCACCTGTCGGCCGTCACCCAGGCGACCGCCCTGGCCGCCCTGGAGCACACCGACACCCTGCTCGGCTACGTCGAGCAGCTCAAGGCCGAGCGGGACCGCCTGGTCACCGAACTGCGCGCGACCGGCTACGAGGTCGTCGAGTCCGACGCCAACTTCGTGCAGTTCGGCAGGTTCGAGGACGCGCACACGGCCTGGCAGAAGATCCTCGACCGGGGCGTCCTGGTCCGGGACAACGGCATCCCCGGGTGGCTGCGCGTGTCGGCCGGAACCCCCGAAGAGAACGACGCGTTCCTCGACGCGGTCCGTGCACTGAAGAAGGAGCAGAGTTCATGA
- the hisD gene encoding histidinol dehydrogenase, with translation MARIDLRGDALPEGPALRDLLPRAEFDVQAALEKVRPICEDVHHRGDAALIEYAERFDGVRLDQVRVPAAALTRALQELDPAVRAALEESIRRARIVHREQRRSPHTTQVVPGGSVTEKWVPVERVGLYAPGGRSVYPSSVIMNVVPAQEAGVASIALASPAQAEFGGLPHPTILAACALLGVDEVYAAGGATAVAMFAHGTESCAPANMVTGPGNIWVAAAKRYFTGKIGIDAEAGPTEIAVLADDTADPVHVASDLISQAEHDPLAAAVLVTDSVALADAVERELEPQVAATRHVDDRIVPALSGKQSAIVLVDGIDEGLRVVDAYGAEHLEIQTADAAAVADRVKNAGAIFIGPWAPVSLGDYAAGSNHVLPTGGCACHSSGLSVQSFLRGIHIVDYTKDALAEVAHHVVTLAEAEDLPAHGAAIKARFDWKVPQGK, from the coding sequence CTGGCCCGAATCGATCTGCGCGGCGACGCCCTTCCCGAGGGCCCCGCCCTGCGTGACCTGCTGCCCCGAGCCGAGTTCGACGTTCAGGCCGCCCTGGAGAAGGTGCGCCCGATCTGCGAGGACGTGCATCATCGGGGCGACGCGGCGCTGATCGAGTACGCCGAGCGGTTCGACGGGGTCCGGCTGGACCAGGTGCGGGTGCCGGCCGCCGCGCTCACCCGCGCGCTCCAGGAGCTCGACCCGGCCGTGCGCGCGGCCCTGGAGGAGTCCATCCGCCGCGCCCGGATCGTCCACCGCGAGCAGCGCCGCTCCCCGCACACCACCCAGGTCGTGCCCGGCGGCAGCGTGACCGAGAAGTGGGTTCCGGTCGAGCGGGTCGGGCTGTACGCGCCCGGCGGCCGGTCGGTGTACCCGTCGTCCGTGATCATGAACGTGGTGCCCGCGCAGGAGGCCGGCGTCGCGTCCATCGCGCTCGCCTCGCCCGCCCAGGCCGAGTTCGGCGGCCTGCCGCACCCGACGATCCTCGCCGCCTGCGCCCTGCTCGGCGTCGACGAGGTGTACGCGGCCGGCGGCGCCACGGCCGTCGCGATGTTCGCCCACGGCACCGAGTCCTGCGCCCCCGCGAACATGGTCACCGGCCCCGGCAACATCTGGGTCGCCGCCGCCAAGCGCTACTTCACCGGCAAGATCGGCATCGACGCCGAGGCCGGCCCGACCGAGATCGCGGTCCTCGCCGACGACACGGCCGACCCGGTGCACGTCGCCTCCGACCTGATCAGCCAGGCCGAGCACGACCCGCTGGCCGCCGCCGTCCTGGTCACCGACTCCGTGGCGCTCGCGGACGCGGTGGAGAGGGAACTGGAGCCGCAGGTCGCCGCCACCCGGCACGTCGACGACCGCATCGTCCCGGCCCTGTCCGGCAAGCAGTCCGCGATCGTCCTGGTCGACGGCATCGACGAGGGCCTGCGGGTGGTCGACGCGTACGGCGCCGAGCACCTGGAGATCCAGACGGCCGACGCCGCCGCCGTGGCCGACCGGGTGAAGAACGCCGGCGCGATCTTCATCGGCCCCTGGGCGCCGGTCTCCCTCGGCGACTACGCGGCCGGGTCCAACCACGTCCTGCCCACCGGCGGCTGCGCCTGCCACTCCTCCGGCCTGTCCGTCCAGTCCTTCCTGCGCGGCATCCACATCGTCGACTACACGAAGGACGCGCTGGCCGAGGTCGCGCACCACGTGGTCACGCTGGCCGAGGCGGAGGACCTGCCGGCCCACGGCGCGGCGATCAAGGCTCGGTTCGACTGGAAGGTTCCGCAGGGCAAGTGA
- a CDS encoding oxidoreductase, with translation MTEGAGVRAGELPDDLTAAEAGMWQAFRNGTVYDLSSGDALVDDPHGGHPWGEERTVRARIVCWLLLDGPPALAGRVSSLKLAGVRVSGSLDLAGGQVVPYVELRRCRFEQDVLLPEARFTTVRMVDCSVPRLEAARVHTEGDLHLPRCRFHRGIRLTDAQIGTDLMLNQAVVHRDRSGRSIAGDGMTVGQDLQAELLESHGELSLRAATIGVSLSLRGARLVNPYERLALNAPQLTVERSLYLTPAGVGAQAMSGMTPARGTRIQRFECEGGIRLDDGRFGDAVDFEQARFTLTDDQELSLRRVQTPELRFLGEPPARGRVVLSGAKVINLMDRADAWPGPGRLHMGGFAYENLVPRGPFPLAERLDWVAAATAEYNPEPYERLAAVLRAGGEDEDARLVLLAKQRRHRESLPLAAKLWGYAQDWTVAYGYRPGRAAVWMAVLWAAGSLAFAQAGHPPLKRGEHPEWNPTLFTLDLLLPVIDLGQTGFWQLRGGWQWLATAMILLGWILATTVAAGATRLLRRN, from the coding sequence GTGACCGAGGGGGCCGGCGTGCGCGCCGGAGAGCTGCCCGACGACCTGACCGCGGCCGAGGCCGGCATGTGGCAGGCGTTCCGCAACGGCACCGTGTATGACCTGAGCAGCGGCGACGCCCTGGTGGACGATCCGCACGGCGGTCACCCGTGGGGCGAGGAGCGGACCGTGCGGGCCCGGATCGTGTGCTGGCTGCTGCTCGACGGCCCGCCCGCCCTGGCCGGCCGGGTGTCCTCGCTGAAGCTGGCCGGTGTGCGGGTCAGCGGCTCGCTGGACCTCGCGGGCGGCCAGGTGGTGCCGTACGTCGAGCTGCGCCGGTGCCGGTTCGAGCAGGACGTGCTGCTGCCGGAGGCCCGCTTCACGACCGTACGGATGGTGGACTGCTCGGTGCCGCGGCTGGAGGCGGCCCGGGTGCACACCGAGGGCGATCTGCATCTGCCCCGCTGCCGCTTCCACCGCGGCATCCGGCTCACGGACGCGCAGATCGGCACGGACCTGATGCTCAACCAGGCGGTCGTGCACCGGGACCGCAGCGGCCGGTCGATCGCCGGGGACGGCATGACCGTGGGGCAGGACTTACAGGCGGAGCTGCTGGAGTCGCACGGCGAGCTGAGCCTGCGCGCCGCGACCATCGGCGTGTCGCTGAGCCTGCGCGGGGCGCGTCTGGTCAACCCGTACGAGCGACTGGCGCTGAACGCGCCGCAGCTGACCGTCGAGCGCAGCCTGTATCTGACCCCGGCGGGCGTCGGCGCCCAGGCGATGAGCGGGATGACCCCGGCGCGCGGGACGCGGATCCAGCGCTTCGAGTGCGAGGGCGGGATCCGGCTGGACGACGGGCGGTTCGGCGACGCCGTCGACTTCGAGCAGGCCCGGTTCACCCTCACGGACGACCAGGAGCTGTCGCTGCGCCGGGTGCAGACGCCGGAGCTGCGGTTCCTCGGGGAGCCTCCGGCGCGCGGGCGTGTGGTGCTGTCGGGCGCGAAGGTCATCAACCTGATGGACCGGGCGGACGCCTGGCCCGGCCCGGGGCGGCTGCACATGGGCGGTTTCGCGTACGAGAACCTGGTGCCGCGCGGGCCGTTCCCGCTCGCCGAGCGGCTGGACTGGGTGGCGGCGGCGACCGCCGAGTACAACCCGGAGCCGTACGAGCGGCTGGCGGCCGTGCTGCGGGCGGGCGGGGAGGACGAGGACGCCCGGTTGGTGCTGCTCGCCAAGCAGCGCCGGCACCGCGAGAGCCTGCCGCTCGCCGCCAAGCTGTGGGGCTACGCGCAGGACTGGACGGTCGCCTACGGGTACCGGCCGGGCCGGGCGGCGGTGTGGATGGCCGTGCTGTGGGCGGCGGGCTCGCTCGCCTTCGCGCAGGCCGGCCATCCACCGCTGAAGCGGGGCGAGCATCCGGAGTGGAATCCCACGCTGTTCACCCTCGATCTGCTGCTGCCGGTGATCGACCTGGGCCAGACGGGTTTCTGGCAGTTGCGCGGGGGCTGGCAGTGGCTGGCGACGGCGATGATCCTGCTGGGCTGGATCCTGGCGACCACGGTCGCGGCGGGGGCGACCCGGCTGTTGCGGCGCAACTAA
- a CDS encoding LON peptidase substrate-binding domain-containing protein → MTTVRLPLFPLNSVLFPGLVLPLNVFEERYRAMMRELLKTPEDEPRRFAVVAIRDGHEVAPSAPGMPDPTALPERGPLAGFGPDPAKAFHKVGCIADAATIRERTDGSFEVLATGTTRVKLLSVEASGPFLTAELEPLAEEPGDEAAPLAEGVLRSFRQYQKRLAGARERSLTTGADLPDEPGVVSYLVAAAMMLDTPTKQRLLQAPDTASRLRDELKVLRSETAIIRSLPSLPASDLTRSPTSLN, encoded by the coding sequence GTGACCACCGTCCGGCTCCCCCTCTTCCCCCTGAACTCGGTGCTGTTCCCGGGGCTCGTGCTCCCGCTCAACGTCTTCGAGGAGCGGTATCGCGCCATGATGCGCGAACTGCTGAAGACGCCGGAGGACGAGCCGCGCCGGTTCGCCGTCGTGGCGATCCGCGACGGCCACGAGGTGGCCCCGAGCGCGCCCGGCATGCCCGACCCGACGGCCCTGCCCGAGCGGGGGCCGCTGGCCGGCTTCGGCCCGGACCCGGCCAAGGCCTTCCACAAGGTGGGCTGCATCGCGGACGCGGCGACGATCCGGGAGCGCACCGACGGCTCCTTCGAGGTGCTGGCGACGGGCACGACCCGGGTGAAGCTGCTGTCGGTCGAGGCGTCCGGCCCCTTCCTGACGGCCGAGCTGGAGCCGCTGGCGGAGGAACCCGGGGACGAGGCGGCGCCGCTGGCGGAGGGGGTGCTGCGGTCGTTCCGCCAGTACCAGAAGCGGCTGGCGGGCGCGCGGGAACGGTCCCTGACGACCGGCGCCGATCTGCCCGACGAGCCGGGTGTGGTGTCGTACCTCGTGGCGGCGGCGATGATGCTGGACACCCCGACCAAGCAGCGCCTGCTCCAGGCGCCCGACACGGCGTCCCGCCTGCGCGACGAGCTGAAAGTCCTTCGCTCCGAGACGGCGATCATCCGTAGTCTGCCGTCGTTGCCCGCGTCGGACCTGACGCGGAGCCCGACGAGTCTCAACTGA
- the priA gene encoding bifunctional 1-(5-phosphoribosyl)-5-((5-phosphoribosylamino)methylideneamino)imidazole-4-carboxamide isomerase/phosphoribosylanthranilate isomerase PriA, with protein MSKLELLPAVDVRDGQAVRLVHGESGTETSYGSPLEAALAWQRSGAEWLHLVDLDAAFGTGNNRELIAEVAKAMDIKVELSGGIRDDDTLAAALATGCTRVNLGTAALETPEWVAKVIAEHGDKIAVGLDVRGTTLRGRGWTRDGGDLYETLERLDKEGCARYVVTDIAKDGTLQGPNLELLKNVCAATDRPVVASGGVSSLDDLRAIAALVPLGVEGAIVGKALYAKAFTLEEALEAVSS; from the coding sequence GTGAGCAAGCTCGAACTCCTCCCCGCCGTCGACGTCCGCGACGGCCAGGCCGTCCGCCTGGTCCACGGCGAGTCCGGCACCGAGACCTCCTACGGCTCCCCGCTGGAGGCCGCCCTCGCCTGGCAGCGTTCCGGCGCCGAATGGCTGCACCTCGTCGACCTGGACGCCGCCTTCGGCACCGGGAACAACCGCGAGCTGATCGCCGAGGTCGCGAAGGCGATGGACATCAAGGTCGAGCTGTCCGGCGGCATCCGCGACGACGACACCCTCGCCGCCGCCCTCGCCACCGGCTGCACCCGCGTGAACCTGGGCACGGCCGCCCTGGAGACCCCCGAGTGGGTCGCCAAGGTCATCGCCGAGCACGGCGACAAGATCGCCGTCGGCCTGGACGTCCGGGGCACCACCCTGCGCGGCCGCGGCTGGACCCGCGACGGCGGCGACCTCTACGAGACGCTGGAGCGCCTCGACAAGGAGGGCTGCGCCCGCTACGTCGTCACCGACATCGCCAAGGACGGCACGCTCCAGGGCCCCAACCTGGAGCTGCTGAAGAACGTCTGCGCGGCGACGGACCGCCCGGTGGTGGCCTCCGGCGGTGTCTCGTCGCTCGACGACCTCCGGGCGATCGCCGCGCTCGTCCCGCTCGGTGTCGAGGGCGCGATCGTAGGGAAGGCGCTGTACGCGAAGGCGTTCACCCTGGAAGAGGCCTTGGAGGCTGTGTCGTCATGA
- the hisF gene encoding imidazole glycerol phosphate synthase subunit HisF: MTLAVRVIPCLDVDNGRVVKGVNFQNLRDAGDPVEMAKVYDTEGADELTFLDITASSGNRETTYDVVRRTAEQVFIPLTVGGGVRTAEDVDKLLRAGADKVGVNTAAIARPDLIREIAERFGRQVLVLSVDARRTESGSFEVTTHGGRRGTGIDAVEWAHRAAELGAGEILLNSMDADGTKDGYDLEMIRAVRKHVTVPVIASGGAGRLADFPPAIEAGADAVLAASVFHFGDLRIGQVKETLREAGHPVR; the protein is encoded by the coding sequence ATGACCCTGGCGGTCCGAGTCATCCCCTGCCTGGACGTGGACAACGGCCGGGTCGTCAAGGGCGTCAACTTCCAGAACCTGCGCGACGCGGGCGACCCCGTCGAGATGGCCAAGGTGTACGACACCGAGGGCGCCGACGAGCTGACGTTCCTGGACATCACCGCCTCGTCGGGCAACCGCGAGACGACCTACGACGTGGTGCGCCGCACGGCCGAGCAGGTGTTCATCCCGCTCACCGTCGGCGGCGGTGTCCGCACCGCCGAGGACGTCGACAAGCTGCTGCGGGCGGGCGCGGACAAGGTCGGCGTCAACACCGCCGCCATCGCCCGCCCCGACCTGATCCGCGAGATCGCCGAGCGCTTCGGCCGCCAGGTCCTGGTCCTCTCGGTCGACGCCCGCCGCACCGAGTCGGGCTCCTTCGAGGTGACCACCCACGGCGGCCGCCGCGGCACCGGCATCGACGCCGTCGAGTGGGCGCACCGGGCGGCCGAGCTGGGCGCCGGCGAGATCCTGCTCAACTCGATGGACGCCGACGGCACCAAGGACGGCTACGACCTGGAGATGATCCGGGCCGTACGCAAGCACGTCACCGTCCCGGTCATCGCCTCGGGCGGCGCGGGCAGGCTGGCGGACTTCCCCCCGGCCATCGAGGCGGGCGCGGACGCGGTGCTGGCCGCGTCGGTGTTCCACTTCGGGGACCTGCGCATCGGCCAGGTGAAGGAGACCCTGCGGGAGGCCGGTCACCCGGTGCGGTGA
- the hisH gene encoding imidazole glycerol phosphate synthase subunit HisH produces MELSAPRKKVVVFDYGFGNVRSAERALARAGADVEITRDYDKALNADGLLVPGVGAFASCMKGLREARGDWIVDRRLSGGRPVMGICVGMQILFARGIEHGVESEGLDEWPGSVEPLQAEIVPHMGWNTVEAAPGSRLFAGLDADARFYFVHSYAVHDWSLETHNPAFEAPKVTWSTHGKPFVAAVENGALWATQFHPEKSGDAGAQLLTNWIGTL; encoded by the coding sequence GTGGAATTGAGCGCCCCTCGCAAGAAGGTCGTCGTCTTCGACTACGGCTTCGGCAACGTCCGCTCCGCCGAGCGCGCCCTCGCCCGCGCCGGAGCCGACGTCGAGATAACCCGTGACTACGACAAGGCCCTGAACGCCGACGGCCTGCTCGTGCCCGGCGTCGGCGCCTTCGCCTCCTGTATGAAGGGCCTGCGCGAGGCACGCGGCGACTGGATCGTCGACCGCCGGCTCTCCGGCGGCCGCCCGGTCATGGGCATCTGCGTCGGCATGCAGATCCTCTTCGCCCGTGGCATCGAGCACGGCGTGGAGAGCGAGGGCCTCGACGAGTGGCCCGGCTCCGTCGAGCCGCTCCAGGCCGAGATCGTGCCCCACATGGGCTGGAACACCGTGGAGGCGGCGCCCGGCTCGCGGCTCTTCGCCGGCCTGGACGCCGACGCCCGCTTCTACTTCGTGCACTCCTACGCGGTCCACGACTGGTCGCTGGAAACGCACAACCCGGCCTTCGAGGCCCCCAAGGTCACCTGGTCCACGCACGGCAAGCCGTTCGTCGCGGCCGTCGAGAACGGCGCCCTGTGGGCCACCCAGTTCCACCCCGAGAAGTCCGGCGACGCCGGAGCCCAGCTCCTCACCAACTGGATCGGAACCCTGTGA